The following are encoded in a window of Harmonia axyridis chromosome 7, icHarAxyr1.1, whole genome shotgun sequence genomic DNA:
- the LOC123685234 gene encoding torso-like protein isoform X1: protein MGMRKFTRKRVPSTFRMWCRAQLLVLLTTVTIGYSQDYGPDENTLKVGRSIDIFTRYGYLSLSIKVVPRNDTTWIFREPTIDIFNGIDPFAVYPTRMNRKQIFDGDFHMEFCDNLKQLLQAYFRHFMFERLDKPWLAFTGSWASETIARNLGINSSFIHKDHCYVLVRLSRFRTNAELTRVPNNVNLVDVVAREIDNIKVGDVASVIMFIRKYGSHYIHSYTTGNSIYQVFVYRKPVYKRIKERLSNRSVKKLESMDLRNFFSPWYADHMGEIKVASGNTSVERWASAKLRVNYYIFSYPSLLKLHGDNKLLLGLNNILRNEAILELDMRTLAPAFKDPQKRRWFEEVLDNYLKLWESNL, encoded by the exons cGGGTTCCGTCCACCTTCAGAATGTGGTGTCGAGCGCAGCTGCTCGTGTTACTGACCACCGTCACTATAGGGTATTCGCAAGATTACGGGCCGGATGAGAACACCCTCAAGGTGGGCAGGTCCATCGACATCTTCACGAGATACGGGTACTTGAGCCTCAGCATCAAAGTGGTGCCCAGAAACGACACGACATGGATTTTCCGCGAGCCCACCATAGACATTTTCAACGGGATCGATCCCTTCGCGGTCTATCCAACCAGGATGAACAGGAAACAG ATATTCGACGGAGACTTCCACATGGAGTTCTGCGACAACCTGAAGCAGCTTCTGCAGGCCTACTTCCGTCACTTCATGTTCGAACGTCTGGACAAGCCCTGGCTGGCCTTCACCGGGAGCTGGGCGTCGGAGACGATAGCCAGGAACCTGGGCATCAACTCCTCCTTCATCCACAAAGACCACTGCTACGTCCTGGTCAGGCTGTCGAGGTTCAGGACGAACGCGGAGCTCACCAGGGTGCCCAACAACGTGAACCTGGTGGACGTCGTCGCCAGAGAGATCGACAACATCAAGGTGGGCGACGTGGCCAGCGTCATCATGTTCATCAGGAAATACGGATCTCACTACATCCATTCGTATACCACGGGCAATTCAATTTACCAG gTATTCGTTTACAGAAAGCCAGTGTACAAAAGAATCAAGGAACGACTGAGTAATAGGTCAGTCAAAAAATTGGAGAGTATGGACCTGAGAAATTTCTTCAGTCCATGGTATGCTGACCACATGGGTGAAATCAAAGTGGCTAGTGGTAATACTTCG gttGAACGATGGGCATCAGCTAAACTACGCGTGAACTACTATATCTTTTCTTATCCAAGTCTTCTCAAACTACACGGTGACAATAAACTACTTCTTGGGCTCAACAACATACTCAGAAATGAGGCTATTTTAGAGCTCGATATGAGAACTTTAGCGCCAGCTTTCAAAGATCCCCAAAAGAGAAGGTGGTTCGAAGAAGTGCTAGACAATTATCTGAAATTGTGGGAAAGCAACTTGTGA
- the LOC123685234 gene encoding torso-like protein isoform X2: MWCRAQLLVLLTTVTIGYSQDYGPDENTLKVGRSIDIFTRYGYLSLSIKVVPRNDTTWIFREPTIDIFNGIDPFAVYPTRMNRKQIFDGDFHMEFCDNLKQLLQAYFRHFMFERLDKPWLAFTGSWASETIARNLGINSSFIHKDHCYVLVRLSRFRTNAELTRVPNNVNLVDVVAREIDNIKVGDVASVIMFIRKYGSHYIHSYTTGNSIYQVFVYRKPVYKRIKERLSNRSVKKLESMDLRNFFSPWYADHMGEIKVASGNTSVERWASAKLRVNYYIFSYPSLLKLHGDNKLLLGLNNILRNEAILELDMRTLAPAFKDPQKRRWFEEVLDNYLKLWESNL, translated from the exons ATGTGGTGTCGAGCGCAGCTGCTCGTGTTACTGACCACCGTCACTATAGGGTATTCGCAAGATTACGGGCCGGATGAGAACACCCTCAAGGTGGGCAGGTCCATCGACATCTTCACGAGATACGGGTACTTGAGCCTCAGCATCAAAGTGGTGCCCAGAAACGACACGACATGGATTTTCCGCGAGCCCACCATAGACATTTTCAACGGGATCGATCCCTTCGCGGTCTATCCAACCAGGATGAACAGGAAACAG ATATTCGACGGAGACTTCCACATGGAGTTCTGCGACAACCTGAAGCAGCTTCTGCAGGCCTACTTCCGTCACTTCATGTTCGAACGTCTGGACAAGCCCTGGCTGGCCTTCACCGGGAGCTGGGCGTCGGAGACGATAGCCAGGAACCTGGGCATCAACTCCTCCTTCATCCACAAAGACCACTGCTACGTCCTGGTCAGGCTGTCGAGGTTCAGGACGAACGCGGAGCTCACCAGGGTGCCCAACAACGTGAACCTGGTGGACGTCGTCGCCAGAGAGATCGACAACATCAAGGTGGGCGACGTGGCCAGCGTCATCATGTTCATCAGGAAATACGGATCTCACTACATCCATTCGTATACCACGGGCAATTCAATTTACCAG gTATTCGTTTACAGAAAGCCAGTGTACAAAAGAATCAAGGAACGACTGAGTAATAGGTCAGTCAAAAAATTGGAGAGTATGGACCTGAGAAATTTCTTCAGTCCATGGTATGCTGACCACATGGGTGAAATCAAAGTGGCTAGTGGTAATACTTCG gttGAACGATGGGCATCAGCTAAACTACGCGTGAACTACTATATCTTTTCTTATCCAAGTCTTCTCAAACTACACGGTGACAATAAACTACTTCTTGGGCTCAACAACATACTCAGAAATGAGGCTATTTTAGAGCTCGATATGAGAACTTTAGCGCCAGCTTTCAAAGATCCCCAAAAGAGAAGGTGGTTCGAAGAAGTGCTAGACAATTATCTGAAATTGTGGGAAAGCAACTTGTGA